A portion of the Pseudomonas synxantha BG33R genome contains these proteins:
- a CDS encoding ABC transporter ATP-binding protein has protein sequence MNALLQGHTASSLNTAEPLLAVDHVSLEYRTPERVVRATHQVSFKIDPADRYVLLGPSGCGKSSLLKSIAGFIKPCEGEIRLLGQKVEQPGPDRIVVFQEFDQLPPWKTVKQNVMFPLLASKTLRRPEAEERALHYLDKVGLSAFADAYPHTLSGGMKARVAIARALAMQPKILLMDEPFAALDALTRRKMQEELLLLWEEVRFTLLFVTHSIEEALVVGNRILLLSPHPGRVRAEIHSHQYDLHSLGGVEFQASARRIHRLLFDEAAEAERELGFADIRIAY, from the coding sequence ATGAACGCGCTTTTGCAAGGCCACACGGCCAGCAGCCTGAACACCGCCGAGCCACTCTTGGCCGTGGACCACGTCAGCCTTGAATACCGCACCCCTGAGCGCGTTGTGCGGGCCACCCATCAGGTCAGTTTCAAGATCGACCCGGCGGACCGCTACGTCTTGCTGGGTCCATCGGGCTGCGGCAAGTCCTCCTTGCTCAAGTCCATCGCCGGGTTTATCAAGCCTTGCGAGGGCGAGATTCGCTTGCTGGGGCAGAAGGTCGAACAACCCGGCCCGGATCGTATCGTGGTGTTCCAAGAGTTCGACCAGCTCCCGCCGTGGAAAACCGTCAAGCAGAACGTGATGTTCCCGCTGCTGGCTTCTAAAACCCTGAGGCGCCCTGAAGCCGAGGAACGTGCGCTGCACTATCTCGATAAAGTTGGCCTGAGTGCTTTCGCCGACGCCTACCCTCACACCCTTTCCGGCGGCATGAAGGCCCGTGTGGCGATAGCTCGCGCGTTGGCCATGCAACCGAAAATCCTGCTGATGGACGAACCCTTCGCCGCCCTCGACGCCCTGACCCGACGCAAGATGCAGGAGGAATTGCTGCTGCTCTGGGAGGAGGTGCGTTTCACCCTGTTGTTCGTCACCCACTCCATCGAGGAAGCACTGGTGGTGGGCAATCGCATCCTGTTGCTATCGCCTCACCCCGGGCGCGTGCGTGCCGAAATCCACAGCCATCAATACGACCTGCACAGCCTCGGCGGTGTGGAATTCCAGGCGTCGGCGCGGCGTATTCATCGCCTGCTGTTCGATGAAGCGGCCGAGGCCGAACGCGAGTTGGGCTTCGCTGATATTCGCATCGCTTATTGA
- a CDS encoding LysR family transcriptional regulator has translation MQLPDMNLLVALDALLDEGSVVGAARRMNLSPAAMSRTLTRIREAVGDPILVRAGRGLVPTPKALELQGQVRNVVEQAALLFRSADQVDLSTLRRRFSVRANDFFIGVYGGRLFDTMERVAPLCELRFVPEGDTDDEALREGRLDLRVSNTMPVSPEVKVQNLFSTTFVGLARQDHPLFDEEITAARFASYSHISISRRGIARGPIDTALNEQGLERRVAMIAPGFHGAMFMLPESDLIMPVPKEALLSAKRLNLPLRAFPLPISLPTLVLAQSWHPRFDKDPAHKWLRETMRESCHATWLEAQPV, from the coding sequence ATGCAATTACCAGACATGAACCTGTTGGTCGCCCTTGATGCGTTGCTCGACGAGGGCAGTGTGGTCGGCGCCGCACGGCGCATGAACCTCAGCCCGGCGGCCATGAGCCGTACCCTCACGCGTATCCGTGAAGCTGTCGGTGACCCGATCCTGGTACGTGCCGGCCGCGGCCTGGTGCCCACGCCCAAGGCGCTTGAGCTGCAAGGCCAGGTACGCAATGTGGTGGAGCAGGCGGCGTTGCTGTTTCGCTCGGCGGATCAAGTCGATTTGAGTACCTTGCGCCGCCGCTTCAGCGTACGCGCCAATGACTTTTTCATCGGCGTATATGGTGGTCGGTTGTTCGACACCATGGAGCGCGTGGCCCCGCTGTGCGAGCTGCGTTTTGTGCCTGAAGGCGACACCGACGACGAAGCCCTGCGCGAAGGGCGCCTGGATCTGCGTGTGAGCAACACCATGCCGGTCAGCCCCGAAGTGAAGGTGCAGAACCTGTTCTCCACCACCTTCGTCGGCCTGGCGCGACAAGATCACCCACTGTTCGACGAAGAGATCACCGCCGCACGCTTTGCCAGCTATTCCCATATCAGCATCTCGCGCCGCGGCATCGCCCGTGGGCCGATCGACACCGCGCTGAACGAGCAGGGCCTGGAGCGCCGCGTGGCGATGATCGCGCCGGGCTTCCACGGTGCCATGTTCATGTTGCCGGAATCCGACCTGATCATGCCGGTGCCCAAGGAAGCGCTCCTGAGCGCCAAACGCCTGAACCTGCCATTGCGTGCATTCCCGCTGCCGATCTCCTTGCCGACCCTGGTATTGGCCCAATCCTGGCACCCGCGCTTCGACAAAGACCCCGCGCACAAATGGCTGCGCGAAACCATGCGCGAGAGTTGCCACGCCACCTGGCTGGAAGCTCAACCGGTATAA
- a CDS encoding ABC transporter permease, with protein MRQEFEVTLEPLLSVPVERELPFRQRLWQQGWLRKGLILIVLAIIWEVVARYQNNDLLLPSFLQTFQALFDGLLSGELLSKVSISLAVLLKGYLIGIVLAFALTTLAVSTQLGRDLLSTLTSMFNPLPAIALLPLALLWFGLGQNSLIFVLVHSVLWALALNTYSGFLGVSETLRMAGRNYGLKGMRFVLFILIPAALPSILAGLKIGWAFAWRTLIAAELVFGATSGKGGLGWYIFQNRNELYTDKVFAGLAVVILIGLLVENLVFNTFERLTVKRWGMQR; from the coding sequence ATGCGCCAGGAATTTGAAGTAACCCTCGAACCATTGCTCAGCGTCCCTGTGGAACGCGAGCTGCCGTTTCGCCAACGTCTGTGGCAACAAGGCTGGCTGCGCAAGGGCCTGATCCTGATCGTGCTCGCCATCATTTGGGAAGTGGTCGCCCGCTACCAGAACAATGACCTGCTGCTGCCGAGCTTTTTGCAGACCTTCCAGGCGCTGTTCGATGGCCTGCTCAGCGGCGAGTTGCTCAGCAAAGTCAGTATCTCGCTGGCGGTGCTGCTCAAGGGCTACCTGATCGGCATCGTGCTGGCGTTTGCCTTGACCACACTGGCGGTGTCGACCCAGTTGGGTCGCGACTTGCTCAGTACGTTGACCTCGATGTTCAACCCGCTGCCGGCTATCGCGTTGCTGCCGTTGGCGCTGCTGTGGTTCGGGCTGGGGCAGAACAGCCTGATCTTTGTGCTGGTGCATTCGGTGTTGTGGGCTCTGGCGCTCAACACCTATTCGGGGTTCCTCGGCGTATCCGAAACCCTGCGCATGGCCGGTCGTAACTATGGCCTCAAGGGCATGCGCTTCGTACTGTTCATCCTGATCCCGGCGGCGCTGCCGTCGATCCTGGCCGGGCTCAAGATCGGTTGGGCATTTGCCTGGCGTACGCTGATCGCCGCGGAGCTGGTATTCGGCGCCACCAGCGGCAAGGGCGGGCTGGGGTGGTATATCTTCCAGAACCGTAATGAGCTGTACACCGACAAGGTCTTTGCCGGTTTGGCCGTGGTGATCCTGATTGGCTTGCTGGTAGAAAACCTGGTGTTCAACACCTTCGAACGGTTGACGGTGAAACGCTGGGGCATGCAGCGCTGA
- a CDS encoding ABC transporter substrate-binding protein, with protein sequence MSRSLPFARLALTIGLGISLLAGSLIAPTAAQAEGNIRIAEQFGIVYLLLNVVRDQNLIEKYGKQEGIDIKVDWTQLSGGAAVNDALLAGSIDIAGAGVGPLLTIWDRTHGKQNVKAVASLGNFPYYLISNNPKVKTIADFTEKDRIAVPAVGVSVQSRFLQYAAAKQWGDKEFNRLDKYTVAVPHPDATAALIAGGTELTGHFSNPPFQNQALSNPNVHVVLNTYDLLGPNSPTVLFATEKFRKDNPKTYAAFVEALTEAAQFAQNDKGAAADTYIRVTKAKIDRAELLKIIDNPQFEFSVTPKNTYPLAEFLYRVGAIKNKPESWKDYFFQDAKPLQGS encoded by the coding sequence ATGTCCAGAAGTCTTCCATTTGCACGCTTGGCTTTGACAATAGGCTTGGGCATCAGCCTATTGGCCGGCAGCCTGATCGCACCGACCGCCGCCCAGGCCGAAGGCAACATTCGCATCGCCGAGCAGTTTGGTATCGTTTACCTCTTGCTCAACGTGGTGCGCGACCAAAACCTGATCGAAAAATACGGCAAGCAAGAGGGCATCGACATCAAGGTCGACTGGACCCAGTTGTCTGGCGGCGCAGCCGTCAACGACGCTTTGTTGGCCGGCTCCATCGACATCGCCGGGGCCGGCGTCGGCCCTTTGCTGACCATCTGGGACCGTACTCACGGCAAGCAGAACGTAAAGGCTGTGGCCTCCCTGGGTAACTTCCCCTATTACCTGATCAGCAATAACCCCAAGGTCAAAACTATCGCCGACTTCACCGAAAAAGACCGTATTGCGGTGCCGGCTGTGGGGGTGTCGGTGCAGTCGCGCTTCCTGCAATACGCCGCAGCCAAACAGTGGGGTGACAAGGAATTCAATCGCCTCGACAAGTACACCGTCGCTGTCCCGCATCCTGACGCTACCGCAGCGTTGATCGCCGGCGGTACCGAGTTGACCGGGCATTTTTCCAACCCGCCGTTCCAGAACCAGGCCCTGAGCAACCCTAACGTGCATGTGGTGCTGAACACCTATGACTTGTTGGGCCCGAATTCTCCGACGGTGCTGTTCGCCACCGAAAAATTCCGCAAAGACAATCCGAAAACCTACGCGGCATTTGTCGAAGCGTTGACCGAAGCTGCGCAATTCGCCCAGAACGACAAAGGCGCGGCGGCTGACACCTACATTCGTGTCACCAAGGCCAAGATCGACCGTGCCGAACTGCTGAAAATCATCGACAACCCGCAGTTCGAATTCAGCGTCACCCCGAAAAACACCTACCCGCTGGCCGAATTCCTCTATCGCGTGGGCGCCATCAAGAACAAGCCTGAATCTTGGAAGGACTACTTCTTCCAGGACGCCAAGCCCTTGCAAGGAAGCTGA